The DNA segment CCCTCCGACGGGATCGTGCTGCACGTCCTGGGGCGGACGATCAAGATCAGGGGCCGCAACCTCAACCGCGACACCCGCCCGGGCATCCGTCTCTACGAGGGCATCGTTCGGCACCGAGTGCCGTGGCTGCGCCAGGCAGATGCTCGAGAAGATTCTGCCGCGGGTGACAGCGCGGCCGTGATCGAGGACATCCAGTTGTAGTGCGAATCGAGCGAGCAAACTGGGGAGCACATGGCGTGTAGCATTGCCGGGAGGGCGGCGAGAGATCGCCGCATCGGCCATTTGTCCGGAGAACGGGCCGCCATCCCGAGGTACGCTTGCACTCATGAGCAGTTCGCGAACCACGATCGACGCCAAGACGGCCGAGTTCATCCGCTCGCAGAGGCTGTTCTTCGTGGCCACAGCGCCACGGAAGGCGGACGGGCTGATCAACCTGTCTCCCAAGGGGCTGGACACGTTCGTGGTACTGGACGAATGCACGGTCGCCTACCTGGACCTGACGGGAAGCGGCATCGAAACGGTGGCGCACCTGAAGGAGAACGGACGGATCGTAGTGATGTTCTGCGCCTTCGAGGGCGCGCCCAACATCCTCCGGCTGCACGGCCGGGGCGAGGTCGTTGAAATGGAGAATCCCGAGTTCGCGGCGATCGCGGCCGTCTTCCCGCCCCGGCCTGGCGCCCGGGCGGTGATCAGGATCCACGTGAAGCGTGTATCGTATTCGTGCGGCTTTGGTGTGCCGCTGATGGAGTTCCGGGGACACCGCACGCGGCTGGAAGAGCACTGCGAGCAGAAGGGGGAGGCAGGATTGCGAGAATACCGCGAGCGGAAGAACCGGACGAGCCTGGAGGGGCTGCCCGGTCTGGGCTAGCGCCCCGGCCCGCGGTAATCGCGGGTGCGTTTCTCGTCCCTGGCTTTGAGGCCGCGCAAGAGGGGCTGGAGCATCCCGACCACCGACGCCGCGGCCATGACGCCCATGCACACCATGGCGACCTTGTTAAACACCGCGGCGTCCCGCTCCGGGGCGTGCTTGGCCATCTGCTGCGCATCGCGGGCAATGTAGAAGGGGTTGGGCTGGTTCATCATGCGGTCCTCACCCTTCGACCCTACCACAACTCGATGCCGAGAAGTGTGACAGTTTGATGACATTCGGAGGGGCTCGCAGCGATCACCTGCCCTGCGCGCCTGCACGCATCAACTCAAGCCGCCCCCGTGCCACGTACGCCAAATCCACCGCTTCGGCGTTCCGTTGGACACACTGCTCAAACCGCTCAATAGCAGCCGGCTTGTCCCCAGCAAGCATGAGCACCATACCCGCATAGAACCTTGCTCGGGTTTGCTCTGTCGTGCCCTTGGCCACCTCTAGTAACTGCTCCTCGCCGACGGATCCTGAGGCCAGTTGCAGAGCGACCCTGGTGAACTTGTCGGAAGCGATCGCGATGCTGTTCTTGAGGAGCCTAGCGGCGAGTTCCGTCCGGCCTGCCTCAGCCAGAACGAAGTACTCCAGAATGGCAGACTTGTCCGCAGACACACCAGTCTGCCCCGACTGCTCGTCCAAATCCTGCAGCGCCAAGTCCCACTGTCCCAGCATCGCATACGCGTGGGCGCGTCCTGTGAAGCAGTTCGTCTTGGTCCCATCCAGCTCGATGGATCGCGTGAAGTCCGCGATTGCCATCTCCGGCCTTCCGAGTGCAATGCGCAGCCACGCCCGGCTCCCAAAGTCTCCCGCGTTGCGACCGTCGATCGCGATGGCGTGCGAGAGCGCGTCCTCGGCTTCCGCGAGTTGGTCGATCTTCTGGGTCAGGATCGCCCGCATGCGGTAGCGATCCGCGCTGTTCGGCTCAAGTCGGATGAGCTCGTCCACGTCCGGGATCGCTTCGGCCGGTCGATTGAGGTACACCAGTGCCGCGATGCGGTTGTTGCGGGCATTGAGATTCGTCCGCCGCAGCTCGATCGCGCGGTCACAGTCGGCGAGGGCGTCTTCCCACAAGTTCAGCCGGGACAGGACGATCGCCCGGTTGACGTAGGCGTCGTCATAGCGAGGGTCGATCTCGATCACCCGGTCGAAGTCGGCCTTGGCGTCGGCGAGCTGACCCGCCTGCAAGTTCGACCACGCCCTGGTGAGGCACGGCTGAATATCGGATGCCGGAGCGAGTTCAATGGCTCGTGTGGCATCGGCGATCGACTCCTCGTGCTTGCCGAGCACGGAGCGCACCTGGGCCCGGCCGACGTATCCCGCGACCAGCTTGGTATCGAGCATGATCGCTTTGGTGAGCACGTCCTCCGCGTCCATGGGCCGGTTTAGTCCCTGGTACGCCTGGCCCCGCTGCAGCAACAAGCCCACTCCATCGGGTACCCGTGCCGACACCTTCTCCAAGTCATCCAGCTGCGACTGGTGCTCTCGAAGATTGCCGTAGCGGTGCGCCCTGTTCAACAGCGCATCGGTCCGGTTCGGTTGAAGCTCAAGGGACTTGGTAAACAGCGATATCGCTTCGCGATCGTCCGTTGCGATGACGCCTC comes from the Phycisphaeraceae bacterium genome and includes:
- a CDS encoding pyridoxamine 5'-phosphate oxidase family protein, giving the protein MSSSRTTIDAKTAEFIRSQRLFFVATAPRKADGLINLSPKGLDTFVVLDECTVAYLDLTGSGIETVAHLKENGRIVVMFCAFEGAPNILRLHGRGEVVEMENPEFAAIAAVFPPRPGARAVIRIHVKRVSYSCGFGVPLMEFRGHRTRLEEHCEQKGEAGLREYRERKNRTSLEGLPGLG